The Glycine max cultivar Williams 82 chromosome 12, Glycine_max_v4.0, whole genome shotgun sequence genome window below encodes:
- the LOC100783508 gene encoding cell division cycle protein 48 homolog, with protein MSQQGESSDPKSGKKDFSTAILERKKSPNRLVVDEAVNDDNSVVTMHPQTMEKLQLFRGDTILIKGKKRKDTICIALADENCEEPKIRMNKVVRSNLRVRLGDVVSVHQCPDVKYGKRVHILPIDDTIEGVTGNLFDAFLKPYFLEAYRPVRKGDLFLVRGGMRSVEFKVIETDPGEYCVVAPDTEIFCEGEPLKREDEERLDEVGYDDVGGVRKQMAQIRELVELPLRHPQLFKSIGVKPPKGILLYGPPGSGKTLIARAVANETGAFFFCINGPEIMSKLAGESESNLRKAFEEAEKNAPSIIFIDEIDSIAPKREKTHGEVERRIVSQLLTLMDGLKSRAHVIVIGATNRPNSIDPALRRFGRFDREIDIGVPDEVGRLEVLRIHTKNMKLSDDVDLERIAKDTHGYVGADLAALCTEAALQCIREKMDVIDLEDETIDAEVLNSMAVTNEHFQTALGTSNPSALRETVVEVPNVSWDDIGGLENVKRELQETVQYPVEHPEKFEKFGMSPSKGVLFYGPPGCGKTLLAKAIANECQANFISVKGPELLTMWFGESEANVREIFDKARQSAPCVLFFDELDSIATQRGSSVGDAGGAADRVLNQLLTEMDGMSAKKTVFIIGATNRPDIIDPALLRPGRLDQLIYIPLPDEDSRHQIFKACLRKSPVAKNVDLRTLARHTQGFSGADITEICQRACKYAIRENIEKDIERERKSKENPEAMDEDTVDDEVAEIKAAHFEESMKFARRSVSDADIRKYQAFAQTLQQSRGFGSEFRFPESGDRTTTGSDPFATSAGGADEDDLYS; from the exons ATGTCACAGCAAGGCGAATCATCGGACCC GAAATCGGGGAAGAAGGACTTCTCGACCGCGATTCTGGAACGTAAAAAGTCGCCGAACCGGCTTGTTGTGGATGAGGCTGTCAACGACGACAACTCCGTAGTGACCATGCACCCCCAAACCATGGAAAAGCTTCAGCTTTTCCGAGGGGACACTATCCTTATCAAG GGTAAGAAACGAAAGGATACTATTTGCATAGCTCTTGCTGATGAGAACTGTGAGGAGCCAAAGATCAGGATGAACAAAGTTGTGAGGTCGAATTTGCGGGTTCGGCTTGGAGATGTTGTGTCTGTGCACCAGTGCCCGGATGTTAAGTATGGGAAACGTGTGCACATTCTTCCTATTGATGATACCATTGAAGGTGTCACTGGCAATCTGTTTGATGCTTTCTTGAAAC CCTATTTCTTGGAGGCTTATCGTCCTGTCAGAAAAGGAGATCTATTTCTTGTCCGGGGAGGGATGAGAAGTGtagagttcaaggtcattgagaCCGATCCTGGGGAGTATTGTGTTGTTGCTCCAGACACTGAAATTTTCTGTGAGGGGGAGCCTTTGAAAAGAGAGGATGAAGAAAGACTGGACGAAGTTGGGTATGATGATGTGGGTGGTGTCAGGAAACAAATGGCTCAGATTCGTGAGTTGGTTGAGCTTCCATTGAGGCATCCACAGCTTTTTAAATCAATTGGTGTGAAGCCTCCCAAGGGAATTTTACTTTATGGACCCCCAGGTTCTGGGAAGACATTAATAGCAAGAGCTGTAGCTAACGAAACTGgagcttttttcttttgtattaatGGACCAGAGATTATGTCCAAACTTGCTGGAGAGAGTGAAAGCAATCTCAGGAAAGCGTTTGAAGAAGCTGAAAAGAATGCACCGTCCATTATCTTTATTGATGAAATTGATTCCATTGCCCCCAAGCGGGAGAAGACACATGGTGAAGTTGAAAGGAGGATTGTTTCACAACTTTTGACTCTTATGGATGGATTAAAATCTCGTGCTCATGTTATTGTTATTGGAGCTACTAATCGTCCAAATAGCATTGACCCAGCATTGAGAAGGTTTGGTAGATTTGATAGGGAGATTGATATTGGTGTTCCTGATGAAGTTGGGCGACTTGAAGTCCTTCGCATACATACTAAAAACATGAAGCTATCTGATGAT GTTGATTTAGAGAGAATTGCAAAAGATACTCATGGGTATGTTGGTGCTGACCTTGCTGCCCTTTGCACTGAAGCTGCTTTGCAATGCATTAGGGAGAAGATGGATGTAATTGACTTGGAGGATGAGACAATTGATGCAGAAGTACTGAATTCCATGGCAGTTACAAATGAGCATTTCCAGACTGCCCTTGGAACAAGCAACCCATCAGCTTTACGTGAAACT GTTGTTGAAGTGCCTAATGTCAGCTGGGATGACATTGGAGGCCTCGAAAATGTCAAGCGTGAACTGCAAGAG ACTGTACAATATCCAGTTGAGCACCCAGAAAAGTTTGAGAAGTTTGGTATGTCTCCATCAAAAGGAGTACTCTTCTATGGTCCTCCGGGATGTGGGAAAACTTTGTTAGCCAAAGCAATTGCTAATGAATGTCAAGCTAACTTCATCAGTGTGAAAGGTCCAGAACTGCTTACAATGTGGTTTGGTGAAAGTGAAGCTAATGTTAGAGAAATTTTTGACAAGGCCAGACAATCGGCTCCATGTGTCCTCTTCTTTGATGAGCTTGACTCTATTGCCACTCAG AGAGGAAGCAGTGTTGGGGATGCTGGTGGTGCTGCTGATAGAGTTCTAAATCAACTTCTGACTGAAATGGATGGCATGTCTGCCAAAAAGACTGTGTTCATAATTGGGGCAACTAACAGACCTGACATTATTGACCCAGCACTTCTTCGGCCAGGCCGTCTGGATCAATTGATCTATATTCCTCTCCCTGATGAGGATTCCCGTCATCAAATCTTTAAAGCCTGCTTGAGGAAGTCACCTGTCGCAAAAAATGTTGATTTGAGAACATTGGCTAGGCATACTCAAGGGTTCAGTGGTGCTGATATTACAGAAATATGCCAGCGAGCATGCAAATATGCAATAAGAGAAAACATAGAGAAG GACATTGAGCGAGAGAGGAAGAGTAAGGAAAACCCTGAGGCCATGGATGAAGACACAGTTGATGACGAAGTTGCCGAGATCAAGGCTGCTCATTTTGAGGAGTCAATGAAGTTTGCACGTAGGAGTGTTAGTGATGCTGATATACGCAAATATCAGGCATTTGCTCAGACCTTACAGCAATCAAGAGGGTTTGGAAGTGAATTTAGGTTTCCAGAGTCTGGAGATAGGACTACTACTGGATCTGACCCCTTTGCAACTTCTGCTGGTGGGGCTGATGAAGATGATCTGTATAGTTAG